The Urbifossiella limnaea genome has a window encoding:
- a CDS encoding thioredoxin family protein, whose translation MTRFVPAFVAAALAVAAGPTTPAHAGKFNKVLDVGSAAPAWEKLAGTDGKTHSLADLKDKSAVVVVFTCNSCPVAVAYEGRLAALAKKHADTLAVVAINVNTGKDDALPAMTERAAKKGFPFAYLYDPTQEVARKYGAKNTPEVFLLDKARKVVYMGAFDDKATGEVKARYLEDAVAALAAGKAAPVAETSPAAGCSIRFNPKRDD comes from the coding sequence ATGACCCGCTTCGTCCCCGCGTTCGTCGCCGCCGCGCTCGCCGTCGCCGCCGGCCCCACCACGCCCGCCCACGCCGGCAAGTTCAACAAGGTACTGGACGTCGGCAGCGCTGCCCCCGCGTGGGAGAAGCTCGCCGGCACCGACGGCAAAACGCACTCCCTCGCCGACTTGAAGGACAAGTCCGCCGTCGTGGTCGTGTTCACGTGCAACAGCTGCCCCGTCGCCGTGGCCTACGAGGGCCGCCTCGCGGCGCTCGCCAAGAAGCACGCCGACACGCTCGCGGTGGTGGCGATCAACGTGAACACCGGCAAGGACGACGCCCTGCCGGCGATGACGGAGCGGGCCGCGAAGAAGGGCTTCCCGTTCGCGTACCTCTACGACCCGACGCAGGAGGTCGCCCGGAAGTACGGCGCGAAGAACACGCCCGAGGTGTTCCTGCTGGACAAGGCCCGCAAGGTGGTCTACATGGGCGCGTTCGACGACAAGGCGACCGGCGAGGTGAAGGCGCGCTACCTGGAGGACGCCGTGGCGGCGCTGGCGGCCGGGAAGGCGGCGCCGGTGGCCGAGACGAGCCCGGCCGCGGGGTGCTCGATCCGGTTCAACCCGAAGCGGGACGACTGA
- a CDS encoding GNAT family N-acetyltransferase has protein sequence MGTATAAGPDDLAAACRALASTRPALARDDAARRFLDLLRSGEFDPAGLFVTRGAGGTVRGAVLAQTLPGALGILFPPRTTPHRPADAEPLLAAALDWLRGRGVKVCQSFAPRGDRADEPTLARAGFRHVTAVVHLRRERRDDPEPAGALTFEPVDDANRAAFTAALLRSHDGSLDCPELTGTRTEADLLAGFHAPPPKRPDWWALARHGGEAVGVVLLEPGTEIGAVELSYLGLVPAARGRGWGEGLLRFALRAAGDARALTLSVDARNGPARRLYERHGFREADRREVFLWRDGDATSVKLPGIA, from the coding sequence ATGGGCACCGCCACCGCCGCCGGGCCGGACGACCTCGCCGCCGCCTGCCGCGCCCTCGCCTCCACCCGCCCCGCCCTCGCCCGCGACGACGCCGCCCGCCGCTTCCTCGACCTCCTCCGCTCCGGCGAGTTCGACCCCGCCGGGCTGTTCGTCACCCGCGGGGCCGGCGGCACCGTCCGCGGCGCCGTGCTGGCGCAAACCCTTCCCGGCGCCCTCGGCATCCTCTTCCCGCCGCGCACCACGCCCCACCGCCCCGCCGACGCCGAGCCGCTGTTGGCCGCCGCGCTGGACTGGCTCCGCGGCCGCGGCGTGAAGGTGTGCCAGTCGTTCGCCCCCCGCGGCGACCGGGCCGACGAGCCGACGCTCGCCCGCGCCGGCTTCCGCCACGTCACGGCCGTCGTCCACCTGCGGCGCGAGCGGCGCGACGACCCCGAGCCGGCCGGCGCGCTGACGTTCGAGCCAGTGGACGACGCGAACCGGGCGGCGTTCACCGCGGCGCTGCTGAGAAGCCACGACGGCAGCCTCGACTGCCCCGAGCTCACCGGCACACGCACCGAAGCCGACCTGCTGGCCGGCTTCCACGCCCCGCCGCCGAAGCGGCCCGACTGGTGGGCGCTGGCGCGGCACGGCGGCGAGGCGGTCGGCGTCGTGCTGCTCGAACCGGGCACCGAGATCGGCGCCGTGGAGCTGAGCTATTTGGGGCTGGTGCCGGCGGCGCGCGGGCGGGGGTGGGGCGAGGGGCTGCTGCGGTTCGCGCTGCGGGCCGCCGGCGACGCCCGCGCGCTGACGCTGAGCGTGGACGCGCGGAACGGCCCCGCGCGCCGGTTGTACGAGCGGCACGGGTTCCGCGAGGCCGACCGCCGCGAGGTGTTCCTGTGGCGCGACGGCGACGCGACTTCAGTCAAACTTCCCGGAATCGCCTGA
- a CDS encoding tRNA (cytidine(34)-2'-O)-methyltransferase, producing the protein MLHVALWEPEIPPNTGNVARLCAATGARLHLVGRLGFRLDDKSLKRAGLDYWPAVDWVRHATMGDFEAAVAGQRVWVVETPADVAYTRAAFADGDCLLFGSESKGLPAGVRERYAGRLVGVPMPTGAVRSLNLATTVGIVLYEALRQVHDW; encoded by the coding sequence GTGCTGCACGTCGCCCTCTGGGAGCCGGAAATCCCGCCGAACACGGGGAACGTGGCCCGCCTCTGCGCCGCCACCGGCGCCCGCCTCCACCTCGTCGGCCGCCTCGGCTTCCGCCTCGACGACAAGAGCCTGAAGCGTGCCGGCCTCGACTACTGGCCCGCCGTCGATTGGGTGCGGCACGCCACGATGGGAGACTTCGAGGCCGCCGTCGCGGGGCAGCGCGTCTGGGTCGTGGAGACGCCGGCGGACGTGGCGTACACCCGGGCCGCCTTCGCCGACGGGGATTGCCTGCTGTTCGGCAGCGAGTCGAAGGGGCTGCCGGCCGGGGTGCGGGAGCGGTACGCGGGCCGCCTCGTGGGGGTGCCGATGCCGACGGGCGCGGTGCGCAGCCTCAACCTCGCCACGACCGTCGGCATCGTCCTGTACGAGGCGCTGCGGCAGGTTCACGACTGGTAG
- a CDS encoding DNA translocase FtsK — MADDTTPDSPPTPRWRLDAVVLTLAAVGAALAVAVGSGEALAGGPNVFGAVGDSLAALVVEPLGWAAPVFLAGWFAVAAQLVLTRNPLRVVTRVTGWLILAVAAAAWADGARLPPAAVAGAGGSVGAFVRLELDDATVAPWELVVLAGAALVGLVLAAHRLVFAAARGVWAGLRLAWRAAGWVNEKVGDASAALLGAGWRAARAVGRRVGAALTRDPKPPVAATPAAVPITRPTVYVPEPEPESDTPRDTHVEDIPIHSHADPHDPAALAALLRAVAPEDDTTPYELPPLSLLADPEPFPVEDHAQKLREMAVLLEKTFTDFGLTVKVVGIHTGPVITQYEIALETGLRLNKVTNLADDLALNLRVPSVRVVAPLPGRNTVGIEVPNEIRQTVCLKEVVGALAATPKVAKYKLPMFVGKDVEGRALAYDLAAMPHLLIAGRTGTGKSVCLNTIIVSLLLSKRPDECRMILIDPKKVELSDYAKIPHLMTPVVKDPKKAEAILAWAVDKMEERYEWLHRARVRNIASYNELPFEEVVRRINPDSEEERRAIPRSMPYIMILIDEVGDLMMQMKKEIEGSIILLAQKSRAAGIHLILATQKPTVDVITGLIKSNLPARICFQVTNRSDSAVVLDEKGADKLLGRGDMLLLQNGSLLRAQGAYVGDREIEAVVDAVATDTPNYDSELLNLKTRDQADGGEVTGEKLRERDPQYEQAVEIVIREQRGSTSLLQRALGIGYGKASRLIDYMAEDGIVGGFNGSNARQVLVTPDEWAARKTAG; from the coding sequence ATGGCCGACGACACCACCCCCGATTCCCCCCCGACCCCGCGCTGGCGGCTCGACGCCGTCGTGCTCACGCTCGCCGCCGTTGGCGCGGCGCTGGCCGTGGCCGTCGGCAGCGGCGAGGCGCTCGCCGGCGGCCCGAACGTGTTCGGAGCGGTCGGCGATTCGCTCGCGGCGCTCGTGGTCGAGCCGCTCGGCTGGGCGGCGCCCGTGTTCCTGGCCGGCTGGTTCGCCGTCGCCGCGCAGCTGGTGCTGACGCGCAACCCCCTGCGGGTCGTGACGCGGGTGACCGGCTGGCTGATCCTCGCCGTCGCGGCCGCGGCGTGGGCCGACGGGGCGCGCCTGCCGCCGGCGGCGGTGGCCGGCGCGGGCGGCTCGGTGGGCGCGTTCGTGCGGCTCGAACTGGACGACGCCACGGTCGCGCCGTGGGAACTGGTGGTGCTCGCCGGCGCGGCGCTGGTCGGGCTCGTGCTCGCGGCGCACCGGCTGGTGTTCGCCGCGGCGCGGGGCGTGTGGGCCGGCCTGCGGCTGGCGTGGCGGGCCGCCGGCTGGGTGAACGAAAAGGTCGGCGACGCCTCGGCCGCGCTGCTCGGCGCCGGCTGGCGCGCCGCGCGTGCCGTCGGCCGCCGCGTCGGCGCGGCGCTGACGCGCGACCCGAAGCCCCCGGTCGCAGCGACGCCCGCGGCCGTGCCGATCACGCGGCCGACGGTCTACGTCCCCGAGCCCGAGCCCGAGTCCGACACGCCGCGGGACACGCACGTCGAGGACATCCCGATCCACTCGCACGCCGACCCGCACGACCCGGCGGCGCTCGCGGCGCTGCTCCGCGCCGTCGCCCCCGAGGACGACACCACGCCCTACGAACTGCCGCCGCTCAGCCTGCTCGCCGACCCGGAGCCGTTCCCGGTCGAGGACCACGCGCAGAAGCTGCGCGAGATGGCGGTGCTGCTCGAAAAGACGTTCACCGACTTCGGCCTGACGGTGAAGGTGGTCGGCATCCACACCGGCCCCGTCATCACGCAGTACGAGATCGCGCTCGAAACCGGCCTGCGGCTGAACAAGGTGACGAACCTGGCCGACGACCTGGCGCTGAACCTGCGGGTGCCGTCGGTGCGGGTGGTGGCGCCGCTGCCGGGCCGCAACACGGTCGGCATCGAGGTGCCGAACGAGATCCGCCAGACGGTGTGCCTCAAGGAGGTGGTCGGCGCGCTGGCCGCGACGCCGAAGGTGGCGAAGTACAAGCTCCCGATGTTCGTCGGCAAGGACGTGGAGGGCCGGGCCCTGGCCTACGACCTGGCCGCGATGCCGCACCTCCTCATCGCCGGCCGCACCGGCACCGGCAAGTCGGTGTGCCTGAACACGATCATCGTCAGCCTCCTCCTCTCGAAGCGGCCCGACGAGTGCCGCATGATCCTCATCGACCCCAAGAAGGTCGAGCTGAGCGACTACGCCAAGATCCCTCACCTGATGACGCCGGTGGTGAAGGACCCGAAGAAGGCGGAGGCGATCCTGGCGTGGGCGGTGGACAAGATGGAGGAGCGGTACGAGTGGCTGCACCGCGCCCGCGTCCGAAACATCGCCAGCTACAACGAGCTCCCCTTCGAGGAGGTGGTGCGCCGCATCAACCCCGACAGCGAGGAGGAGCGCCGCGCCATCCCCCGCAGCATGCCCTACATCATGATCCTCATCGACGAGGTCGGCGACCTCATGATGCAGATGAAGAAGGAGATCGAGGGGAGCATCATCCTGCTGGCGCAGAAGTCCCGCGCCGCCGGGATCCACCTCATCCTCGCCACCCAGAAGCCGACCGTGGATGTGATTACGGGGTTAATCAAATCCAACCTGCCGGCGCGCATCTGCTTCCAGGTGACGAACCGCTCCGACAGCGCCGTGGTGCTGGACGAGAAGGGGGCCGACAAGCTCCTGGGCAGGGGCGACATGCTGCTGTTGCAGAACGGGTCGCTGCTGCGGGCGCAGGGCGCCTACGTCGGCGACCGGGAGATCGAGGCGGTAGTGGACGCGGTGGCGACGGACACGCCGAACTACGACAGCGAGCTGCTGAACCTGAAGACGCGCGACCAGGCCGACGGCGGCGAGGTGACGGGCGAGAAGCTGCGCGAGCGCGACCCGCAGTACGAGCAGGCGGTGGAGATCGTGATCCGCGAGCAGCGCGGCAGCACGTCGCTGCTGCAGCGGGCGCTGGGCATCGGCTACGGCAAGGCGTCGCGGCTGATCGACTACATGGCCGAGGACGGCATCGTGGGCGGGTTCAACGGCAGCAACGCCCGCCAGGTGCTGGTGACGCCCGACGAGTGGGCAGCCCGCAAGACCGCGGGGTGA
- a CDS encoding formylglycine-generating enzyme family protein, with protein sequence MPPDPPAPDSLPCPGCGLPRAGDPTAACPVCAFTEPPAPPPPPPPAPEPEPTPPADGRSRQVVPLIAVALLAGALGWWGGRATAPVVLVAPEPLASVSAADPPVGPPPPAVGPTRPSPTRPTTPATKATRPPPPADLPPTERSKTGEFDLALIAAGSFRMGSWEHEKGRQAEEEEHEVKLTRPFYLGVHEVTQEQYQKVMGTNPSWFAATGPGADRVAEMPDTGRLPVERVSWFDAVDFCNKLGKADGLPPYYALEVVSRDEGAIASAKVTVLGGTGYRLPTEAEWEYACRAGSKTPFHFGPLNTGAEANVKASMVASGYGTSPRWREVGRTARVGSYRPNRWGLFDTHGNVAEWCHDWYDRGYYDRSPEADPPGPDVGRQRVQRGGSWLVGETAARSAARFGAGPANATSHGGIRVARTP encoded by the coding sequence ATGCCGCCCGACCCACCCGCGCCGGACTCGCTCCCCTGCCCCGGGTGCGGGCTGCCGCGCGCCGGCGACCCGACCGCCGCGTGCCCCGTCTGCGCGTTCACCGAGCCCCCCGCGCCGCCGCCACCCCCGCCTCCCGCGCCGGAGCCGGAACCGACCCCGCCGGCGGACGGGCGTTCGCGGCAAGTCGTTCCCCTGATCGCGGTCGCGCTGCTGGCCGGCGCCCTCGGGTGGTGGGGCGGCCGCGCGACTGCGCCCGTCGTCCTCGTCGCCCCGGAGCCGCTCGCGTCCGTCAGCGCCGCCGACCCGCCGGTCGGTCCGCCGCCGCCGGCCGTGGGGCCGACGCGCCCGTCGCCGACGCGCCCGACTACGCCCGCCACCAAGGCCACGCGCCCGCCGCCGCCGGCCGACCTGCCGCCGACGGAGCGGAGCAAGACCGGCGAGTTCGACCTGGCGCTCATCGCGGCCGGCTCCTTCCGCATGGGCTCGTGGGAGCACGAGAAGGGCCGGCAGGCCGAGGAGGAGGAGCACGAGGTCAAGCTGACGCGGCCGTTCTACCTGGGCGTCCACGAGGTCACGCAGGAGCAGTACCAGAAGGTCATGGGGACGAACCCGAGCTGGTTCGCGGCCACCGGCCCCGGCGCCGACCGCGTCGCCGAAATGCCCGACACCGGCCGCCTGCCGGTCGAGCGCGTGTCGTGGTTCGACGCCGTCGACTTCTGCAACAAGCTCGGCAAGGCGGACGGGCTGCCGCCGTACTACGCCCTCGAGGTCGTGTCCCGCGACGAGGGCGCGATCGCGTCGGCGAAGGTGACGGTGCTCGGCGGCACGGGCTACCGGCTGCCGACCGAGGCGGAGTGGGAGTACGCCTGCCGGGCGGGTAGCAAGACGCCGTTCCACTTCGGCCCCCTGAACACCGGCGCCGAGGCGAACGTGAAGGCGAGCATGGTCGCCAGCGGCTACGGCACGTCGCCGCGGTGGCGCGAGGTGGGGCGCACCGCCCGCGTCGGCAGCTACCGGCCGAACCGGTGGGGGCTGTTCGACACGCACGGCAACGTCGCCGAGTGGTGCCACGACTGGTACGACCGCGGCTACTACGACCGCTCGCCGGAAGCCGACCCGCCCGGCCCCGACGTCGGCCGCCAGCGGGTGCAGCGCGGCGGGTCGTGGCTCGTCGGCGAAACCGCGGCGCGGTCGGCGGCGCGGTTCGGCGCCGGCCCCGCCAACGCCACCTCCCACGGCGGCATTCGCGTCGCCCGCACGCCATGA
- a CDS encoding sulfatase, translating into MTRRLLLVALLAAGCSRPAPPPPAPAAPPVRFRDHNLVLVSFDALQAAHVGHLGYPRDVTPTIDALARDGATFTNYYSAASWTVPATMTWFTGVYPSEHRMVNKFARYTAREKTPATLRELAPALTTLAEVLRGAGYATGGFTGNAGVSPGFGYEQGFDTYFAEPNRFGSFDKSVPKAVEWLEANRDRRVFLFLHGYDAHGQCEPAGGLDYRYVEPGYDGRFAGSVLEQEALREEGLASGKVTLRDADVRFWRAVYDEKIARADDRFRHFLDAVRRLGLEGKTVFVLTSDHGTEVYEHRRFDHGFTLYDELVHVPLVIRAPGLAARRVADRVGSIDLMPTLLDLLDVPVPPAVRAQLRGTSLVPALRGEPVAHDVYSETDYREYTFKRSLLTPDGWKLIATLERGTRELYHLPTDPGEQKDLAAAEPARAAALEAQLFAHFRAIGHDPAARRWEVGLNPVYNSQAK; encoded by the coding sequence ATGACTCGCCGGCTCCTCCTCGTCGCGCTCCTCGCCGCCGGCTGCTCGCGCCCCGCGCCGCCGCCGCCCGCGCCCGCCGCGCCGCCGGTTCGCTTCCGCGACCACAACCTCGTGCTCGTCAGCTTCGACGCGCTCCAAGCGGCGCACGTCGGCCACCTCGGCTACCCGCGCGACGTGACCCCCACCATCGACGCCCTGGCCCGCGACGGCGCCACCTTCACGAACTACTACTCGGCCGCGTCGTGGACGGTGCCGGCGACGATGACGTGGTTCACCGGCGTGTACCCGTCCGAGCACCGCATGGTGAACAAGTTCGCCCGCTACACCGCCCGCGAGAAGACGCCCGCCACCCTCCGCGAGTTGGCCCCCGCGCTGACCACGCTCGCCGAGGTGCTGCGCGGCGCCGGCTACGCTACCGGCGGGTTCACCGGCAACGCCGGCGTCAGCCCCGGGTTCGGCTACGAGCAGGGCTTCGACACCTACTTCGCCGAGCCGAACCGCTTCGGCTCGTTCGACAAGAGCGTGCCGAAGGCGGTCGAGTGGCTGGAGGCGAACCGCGACCGCCGGGTATTCCTGTTCCTGCACGGGTACGACGCCCACGGCCAGTGCGAACCCGCCGGCGGCCTCGACTACCGCTACGTCGAGCCCGGCTACGACGGCCGGTTCGCCGGGTCGGTGCTGGAGCAGGAGGCGCTGCGCGAGGAGGGGCTGGCGAGCGGCAAGGTGACGCTCCGCGACGCCGACGTGCGCTTCTGGCGGGCCGTGTACGACGAGAAGATCGCCCGCGCCGACGACCGCTTCCGCCACTTTCTGGACGCCGTCCGCCGGCTCGGTCTGGAGGGGAAGACGGTGTTCGTTCTGACCTCCGACCACGGCACGGAGGTGTACGAGCACCGCCGCTTCGACCACGGCTTCACGCTGTACGACGAACTCGTCCACGTGCCGCTGGTGATCCGCGCCCCGGGCCTGGCTGCGCGCCGGGTGGCCGACCGCGTCGGCAGCATCGACCTGATGCCGACTCTGCTGGACCTGCTGGACGTGCCCGTGCCGCCGGCGGTGCGCGCTCAGCTGCGGGGGACGAGCCTGGTGCCGGCGCTGCGCGGGGAACCGGTGGCGCACGACGTGTACTCGGAGACGGACTACCGCGAGTACACGTTCAAGCGGTCGCTGTTGACGCCGGACGGGTGGAAGCTGATCGCGACGCTGGAGCGGGGGACGCGCGAACTGTACCACCTGCCGACGGACCCGGGTGAGCAAAAGGATTTGGCGGCGGCGGAGCCGGCGCGGGCGGCGGCGCTGGAGGCACAGCTGTTCGCGCACTTCCGGGCGATCGGCCACGACCCGGCGGCGCGGCGGTGGGAGGTGGGGCTGAACCCCGTCTACAACTCGCAGGCGAAGTGA